The DNA window GTATTGAAAAGGTAAATTTGGTCGGATTTTCTTTAGGAGGAGCTATTTCACTAGATTTTACAGTAAAATATCCTTCTATGGTTTCATCTCTTGTTTTGATGTCAACAGCTCCCTGCATCAATTCTCATTCAAATGAAGTATTGGATAAATTTTCAACAGCCATCGATGAAAGTTTTGAAGAATTTTATGATTTCATCCTTCCGTTGGTATTGTGTCCGGACATTATCGAGGAAAATAGGGAAGAACTGGATTTAATAAAAGATGTTGCGTCAGCTTCTGTAAACAATTTAGCTATTAAAAAAGCTATTGATGCAACAAGAAAATTTGATATTGAGGATAAATTGGGTGAAATTGCCGCTCCAACATTAGTTTTAGCGGGAAAACATGATGGAATATTTTTAGTTTCGCAACAAAAAGAGATGCAGGATAATATTCAAAACTCCAAATTAGTTGTTTTTGATAATGTCAGGCATAATCTGCTGGTCGGTAAAAATATTGAAAAAATAACTGAAATTCTAAAAGAGTTTTTTTAAAAAATAAGAAAATAAAGTAGATTTATTCTACTTTAAAACCTGCCTCTTCGACAGCATCATTAATGTCTGCGTCACTTACGTCGCCGGACACTGTAATTGTTGTTACACCGGAATCTAAATCTGCTTTTGCAGAATCAATTCCATCAACATCCTCTAAACATAATTCAACAGCTTTTACACATGATGGGCAGTGCATACCCACTACTTTGATTTCTTTTTCAGCCATAATAAATCACCTTTTTGATGTAAATATTTATGTCATTCGATTATTTAAAGTTTTAGTTATGCCTAACTTTTTGCTTTTCATGTAATCCTTATCTGAAATTTTGTAGTTAATTAAGGTTGTTGAATATATGATTACTATCACGGATCCGATATTGTGAACCAATGCTCCGGCAATTGGTCCGAGTAGTCCCATAATTGCCAGTGCCATTGCAACGACATTCAATATCAGTGCAAATGCAATGCTTATGTTTATTGTCTTTATGGTTTTTCTTGCAATTCCAATTAAATGGGGAATGTCTTCTATGTTGTCCTTTATTAAGGCTATGTTTGCGGCTTCGACACTCACGTCACTTCCGATATTGCCCATTGCTATTCCGACATTTGCCTTTTTAAGTGAGGGGGCATCGTTTAGCCCATCACCAATCATTGCGATTTTGTTTCCAAGAATTTGTTCCTGTTTTATATAGTTCATTTTGTCTTCGGGCAGGCAATTTGCCCTTACTCTTCTGACTTTCACCTGCTCGGCTATTGCCTTGGCAGTCTTTTCATTGTCTCCTGTGAGTAAAGTGGTTCTGATTCTTAAACGTTTCAGCTGTTTGATTGTTCTTTTAGAGCTTTCACGCAATGTGTCGGCTAAAAGAACTTTTCCAATTACTTCATCTTCTTTTGCCACAAATATTTCAATTTCATTGTTTTCAGGTTCTTTATCATATTTTAAACTAATGTTTTCCTGTTTCAATAGCTTTTTATTTCCTGCAATGACTTTTAAGTTGTTCACTGTTCCGGTAACTCCCATCCCGATATGCATTTTGAAGTCATTAACTTCCGCTAATTCATTGCTGTCATAATATTTGACTATTGCTTTTGCAAGTGGATGTTCGGATTTGGATTCCAAGGAAGTGAGTAGATATAACATCTCTTTAGGTTTGTCGGATATGACCTCGACCACTTCGGGAACACCATATGTCAATGTTCCGGTTTTGTCGAATGCCAGCTCATCTATTCGGGACAACTCTTCTATGGACTCCCCATCTTTAACAAGAATTCCATGTTTTGTCAGGTTTCCAATGGATGCCATTATTGCTGTTGGTGTTGCAAGCACCAGTGCGCACGGACAGAATACGACCAGGATTGTAACTGATCTTATTACTTCAAATGTGAATAGGTATGTCAATATTGAGGCGGTAAATGCGATTACCACAATCAGGGTTGCCCATTTGTCTGCCTGTCTGACTATTTTGGAGTTTTCAGGAGAGGCGGATTCTACCAATTTTATCAGTCTTTGAAGTGCACTGTCTTCACTCACTTTTGTGGTTTCCATTGAAAACGATCCGTAAAGGTTTGTTGTTCCGCTGAATACTTGGTCATTTTCTTTTTTATCTACTGGCAAGGATTCTCCGGTTAATGTGGATTGGTCAATTGAGGTTTCACCGGCTATTATTGTTCCATCTGTTGGAATGCTTTCTCCTGGAAGCACTTTCAGTATGTCTCCTATTTCCACTTTTTCGACAGGGATTTTCTCTTCAATTCCATTTTTAATTCTTGTTGCAACTCGAGGAGTCATTTTGACAAGTTCCTCTATTCTTCCCTGAGTCTTTGATACGGTATATTCTTCTAGAAATCCTCCAATTGCCATGATTGTTGCAATTTCGCCCGCAGCAAAAACCTCTCCAATGATCACTGATGCGATGATTGCAATTGTTACGAGCAAATCTGCTTTGATATCAAATTCTGTTATTAATCCTTCAATACATTCTTTAAATATTGGTATTCCGCATAATGCCACTGCAATCCATGAAATGTAATTGATAGATAATGTGAAACTTAAAATCAGGCTTAATGCTGATAGTGCAATCAGTAAAATATCAATTTTCTGGTTCCTTGTCAGGTTCATTTTAACACCTCCCAGTATAGGTATACCCAATAGGGTATAAACTTATTTTAAAAAAAATTAAAGTCTGGAGTAATATTCTAGAATTGATGAAATGTCCCCTATTGCCTCATCGGCATCATTCTCTTCAATGGCCTGTTTGACACAGTGTTCGAGATGGCCTTCAACAATAATGTGCCCTACTTTATGCAATGCTGATTTTGATGCATTTATCTGCATTAATATCTGTTCGCAAGGTATGTCTTCATCGATCATTCTGTCAATTGCATTCAGTTGGCCGATGATTTTTTTGATTCTTCTGTGTAGATTTTCACTGTCCATGCATTCTTTCATATTTAACACATCCTATACCTATAGGGGTATATTAATTTTATAGTATATAAACATTATCTTTGATATATAATGAATTCTTGGTATGGTTGTATTTAAAAAAATAAAAAAAGGAGGAAAATATCAAGACTATGCTTGATTTTCCATTTCTTCAAATTTGGCTGGGAAATATTCGTCTACTACGTATTCCAAACCGTATTTTGAGAAAGATTGCTGTTCTGCTTTCTTACCGATTTTAAGCATTTTCT is part of the uncultured Methanobrevibacter sp. genome and encodes:
- a CDS encoding alpha/beta fold hydrolase, which codes for MVKMNFNIEGNGETIVFIHGLSDNLIYWEPLVAGLKNDYNIIRYDLRGHGKSELGDDDISIDLLTDDLKNLLDELGIEKVNLVGFSLGGAISLDFTVKYPSMVSSLVLMSTAPCINSHSNEVLDKFSTAIDESFEEFYDFILPLVLCPDIIEENREELDLIKDVASASVNNLAIKKAIDATRKFDIEDKLGEIAAPTLVLAGKHDGIFLVSQQKEMQDNIQNSKLVVFDNVRHNLLVGKNIEKITEILKEFF
- a CDS encoding heavy-metal-associated domain-containing protein encodes the protein MAEKEIKVVGMHCPSCVKAVELCLEDVDGIDSAKADLDSGVTTITVSGDVSDADINDAVEEAGFKVE
- a CDS encoding cation-translocating P-type ATPase, producing the protein MNLTRNQKIDILLIALSALSLILSFTLSINYISWIAVALCGIPIFKECIEGLITEFDIKADLLVTIAIIASVIIGEVFAAGEIATIMAIGGFLEEYTVSKTQGRIEELVKMTPRVATRIKNGIEEKIPVEKVEIGDILKVLPGESIPTDGTIIAGETSIDQSTLTGESLPVDKKENDQVFSGTTNLYGSFSMETTKVSEDSALQRLIKLVESASPENSKIVRQADKWATLIVVIAFTASILTYLFTFEVIRSVTILVVFCPCALVLATPTAIMASIGNLTKHGILVKDGESIEELSRIDELAFDKTGTLTYGVPEVVEVISDKPKEMLYLLTSLESKSEHPLAKAIVKYYDSNELAEVNDFKMHIGMGVTGTVNNLKVIAGNKKLLKQENISLKYDKEPENNEIEIFVAKEDEVIGKVLLADTLRESSKRTIKQLKRLRIRTTLLTGDNEKTAKAIAEQVKVRRVRANCLPEDKMNYIKQEQILGNKIAMIGDGLNDAPSLKKANVGIAMGNIGSDVSVEAANIALIKDNIEDIPHLIGIARKTIKTINISIAFALILNVVAMALAIMGLLGPIAGALVHNIGSVIVIIYSTTLINYKISDKDYMKSKKLGITKTLNNRMT
- a CDS encoding metal-sensing transcriptional repressor, whose amino-acid sequence is MKECMDSENLHRRIKKIIGQLNAIDRMIDEDIPCEQILMQINASKSALHKVGHIIVEGHLEHCVKQAIEENDADEAIGDISSILEYYSRL